The Vibrio penaeicida sequence AGCTTCCGACAGTGAAACAACCGTTCCAAGACTCGAAGCTGGGTAGTTTTCTAGCATCACATTGGCAAGTTGCCTTTCTGCTCGCGTTAACTTCGCAAATCTTGCCTTTATCCTTTCTGAAACGGTCAAATCTTACTCCATGAAGTAGTGGCTCTATCAATTATGTCAGCCCACCTAATTGATAACATTGTAACAAACATAACACGAGATCAAAAACTGAAAAAATAATTTCTGTAAATATATTGACAGCAAATAATTTTCTGTAAATATAGGCACAAATAGATCAATATTTAAACACATTTAACAAATTAGCTATCTCTTGAAGATTGAAACGGAATTCATATCTTCTGGTGATATTGATTAATTATCAAATAGTTAATTGATATTAGCAGTAAGACCATATGGAACAATGGAGTCATTAATGGATCAGGATCCAGTCGCATCTTTACCTACACCCATTCGGTCATTTGTCCGCATAGTTGAAACAATAAATCGAAGAATTGGTCGGTTCGCCATGTACCTCGTCTTTGTGATGATAGGCATTTTGCTTTACTCATCTATTTCAAAGACCTTCTTTTTCCCTTCCCTTTGGACATTGGAAATGGCTCAGTTTGTTATGGTGGCTTTCTATATGCTTGGTGGTCCTTACTCCATGCAACTCAATAGCCACGTAAGAATGGATTTGATCTACGGTAGCTGGAGTCCGAAAAAGAAAGCCATTATTGATAGCATCACTATCATCATGCTGCTGGTCTACCTTTCTATACTGTTGTACGGCGGAATATCGAGCACCAGTTACGCACTTGAATACGGTGAACGAAGCTATTCCGCTTGGCGCCCCTATATGTCTCCCATAAAGATCATCATGTGTCTCAGTATCGTGTTAATGCTTTTACAAGCGATTGCGGTCTGGTTCAGAGACATCGCCACCATTATGTATGGTGACAACTCTGAAAGTGCGGGGGCGCAATCATGAGTTACGAAATGATCGCTCTGCTGATGTTCTCCGCCATGATGTTAATGCTGCTGACTGGTCAACGTGTTTTTGCCGTTATCGGATCCATTGCGGTTATCGCAGCCCTTCTCCTTTGGGGAGATGGCGGATCTGAAATAGCCTTTAGCTCTGCCATTAAACTGATGAAATGGTACCCATTGTTAACCCTTCCGCTTTTCATATACATGGGCTACATGCTGTCAGAGTCTGGAATTGCGGAAGATCTATATCGAATGTTCCATGTATGGATGGGACCACTCAATGGCGGTTTGGCCATCGGCACAATTGGCTTAATGGTCGTGATTTCTGCCATGAACGGGTTGAGTGTTGCGGGGATGGCTATTGGCGCAAGTATCGCTCTGCCAGAACTGCTAAGACGTGGTTACGACAAAATCATGGTAACTGGCGTCATTCAAGCGGGGAGCTCTCTGGGTATTCTTGTTCCGCCAAGCGTCGTTCTGGTTCTTTATGGCATGATAGCTCGGCAACCTGTAGGGCAACTTTGGCTCGCTGGCGTTTTTCCAGGGCTCCTGATGGCCACGCTGTTCATCATTTACATTGTCATTCGTTGCAAAATTCAGCCAAATCTCGGTCCGGCGCTACCCGAAGAAGAACGTAACGTCAGCTTAAAAGAAAAACTGCTCTTACTGCGCGCAGGTATTACCCCACTTCTGATTTTTGTTTCTATGACTGGGCTGTTTTTGATGGGCGTAACGAGCTTAGTCGAAAGCTCCGCCGTGGGTGCAACCGCAGCGACGATTGCCGCAATTGCGAAAAAACGATTAAACCGTTCTGTAATGGAAGAAACGCTGCGCAAAACACTCGCAATTAGCTGCATGTTTATGTGGATTATCTTGGCTGCACTTTGCTTTGGGGCCGTTTTCGATGGTATCGGTGCCGTTAAGGCCATCGAAGGCTTCTTTATTGACCGCCTCAACCTGACCCCTTGGCAAGTTTTGATTTTAATGCAGCTCTCTTACCTTCTAATGGGAACATTTTTAGACGACACCGCCATGTTGGTCATCGTCGCTCCCTTGTATGTTCCTTTAGTTGGCGCATTAGGGTTCGATTTGCTCTGGTATGGTGTGCTTTACACCATCACGTGCCAAATTGCGTACATGACGCCCCCCTTTGGCTACAACTTATTCTTAATGCGAGCCATGGCTCCACCTGAAGTTTCCTTGAAGGATATCTACCTCTCAATCATTCCTTTTGTCCTGATTATGATTTTTGGATTGATTCTGGTGATGGCCTTCCCACAACTGGCTTTGTGGCTACCTGAGTACCACTACAGCCGATGAAACATAACCTTAAGTGACACCCTTACACTTGGACAAGGACACCCATTCCATGGAGGAATAAAACATGTCTAGTAGAAGAGATTTCCTTAAAAAAGCAGGTGCGGTATCTGCTGCGGGTGCGACGGCGATTGTCGGCGCTCCTGCCATCGCAAACAGCAAAAAAACCATTAAATGGCGTTTGCAAACCTACGCTGGACCAGCATTGGGCGAGCACGTTATCAAACCAGCGGTCGATGCTTTTAACAAAGCCGCAAATGGCGAAATGGTTATCGAGCTGTTTTATGCCGATCAGTTAGTACCTACTGGTGAGCTTTTCCGTGCGATGCAAAGAGGAACCATCGACGCAGTACAAAGTGATGATGACTCTATCGCTGCACCGGTGGATGTGTCCGTATTTGGGGGGTACTTCCCATTTGCTACCCGTTACAGCTTGGATGTCCCTGTACTCTTTGAGCAGTACGGGTTGAAAGAGATATGGCAAGAGGCATATGGCGAGGTAAAAGGCGTGACATGGCTATCTGCTGGCGCATGGGATCCTTGTCATTTCGCGACTGTAGAACCCATTAACAGCCTCGCTGACTTAAAAGGTAAACGT is a genomic window containing:
- a CDS encoding TRAP transporter small permease subunit, with product MDQDPVASLPTPIRSFVRIVETINRRIGRFAMYLVFVMIGILLYSSISKTFFFPSLWTLEMAQFVMVAFYMLGGPYSMQLNSHVRMDLIYGSWSPKKKAIIDSITIIMLLVYLSILLYGGISSTSYALEYGERSYSAWRPYMSPIKIIMCLSIVLMLLQAIAVWFRDIATIMYGDNSESAGAQS
- a CDS encoding TRAP transporter large permease; the protein is MSYEMIALLMFSAMMLMLLTGQRVFAVIGSIAVIAALLLWGDGGSEIAFSSAIKLMKWYPLLTLPLFIYMGYMLSESGIAEDLYRMFHVWMGPLNGGLAIGTIGLMVVISAMNGLSVAGMAIGASIALPELLRRGYDKIMVTGVIQAGSSLGILVPPSVVLVLYGMIARQPVGQLWLAGVFPGLLMATLFIIYIVIRCKIQPNLGPALPEEERNVSLKEKLLLLRAGITPLLIFVSMTGLFLMGVTSLVESSAVGATAATIAAIAKKRLNRSVMEETLRKTLAISCMFMWIILAALCFGAVFDGIGAVKAIEGFFIDRLNLTPWQVLILMQLSYLLMGTFLDDTAMLVIVAPLYVPLVGALGFDLLWYGVLYTITCQIAYMTPPFGYNLFLMRAMAPPEVSLKDIYLSIIPFVLIMIFGLILVMAFPQLALWLPEYHYSR
- the dctP gene encoding TRAP transporter substrate-binding protein DctP; the protein is MSSRRDFLKKAGAVSAAGATAIVGAPAIANSKKTIKWRLQTYAGPALGEHVIKPAVDAFNKAANGEMVIELFYADQLVPTGELFRAMQRGTIDAVQSDDDSIAAPVDVSVFGGYFPFATRYSLDVPVLFEQYGLKEIWQEAYGEVKGVTWLSAGAWDPCHFATVEPINSLADLKGKRVFTFPTAGRFLSRFGVIPVTLPWEDVEVAIQTGELDGIAWSGITEDYTVGWADVTKYFLTNNISGAWCGSFFANSERWDALPEHLKTLWRLCMDSSHYYRQHWYWGGEAKLRVEGDKLALTTIPDEEWKTVEQEALKFWDEIAKTSPRTKRVVEIFKKYAADMEKAGKPYRYS